The following are encoded in a window of Glandiceps talaboti chromosome 5, keGlaTala1.1, whole genome shotgun sequence genomic DNA:
- the LOC144435443 gene encoding noggin-2-like, protein MSYLQMSLIIILIVVGVSHCQPNVDLDTSPPKTVNNCKYIDLPILHFDKGHGALTPPVHELENNAELMRKLGDDYDEEFMSITRPSRRRLPVEWKLKGETPKYIRTQNLKRYPDGTNMKVGLSYLRSRQKIRKWLWARTHCPVKYTWKNLGKRFWPRWLKVGECHQTKESCSIPSGLNCLPVNSTEKRILFWACIDDRSDRKFCQWINVPYPVLTECRCGGNCGK, encoded by the coding sequence ATGTCGTATTTGCAGATGTCATTAATCATAATTCTAATAGTCGTGGGTGTAAGTCACTGCCAGCCTAACGTGGACTTGGACACCTCCCCTCCGAAAACTGTCAATAATTGCAAGTATATAGACCTTCCAATATTGCACTTCGACAAAGGTCATGGAGCTCTAACCCCACCAGTACATGAACTTGAAAACAATGCCGAATTGATGCGAAAATTAGGTGACGATTATGACGAGGAGTTCATGAGCATTACGAGGCCATCACGGAGAAGATTGCCCGTTGAATGGAAACTTAAAGGGGAAACTCCAAAGTATATACGTACCCAAAATCTTAAACGGTATCCAGACGGAACGAACATGAAAGTTGGTTTATCTTACTTGCGTTCTCGCCAGAAAATTCGTAAATGGTTGTGGGCAAGAACTCATTGTCCTGTGAAATACACGTGGAAAAATTTGGGCAAACGATTCTGGCCAAGATGGCTGAAGGTTGGAGAATGTCATCAAACGAAAGAGTCGTGTTCCATTCCTTCAGGACTTAACTGTTTGCCTGTGAACTCCACGGAAAAACGGATTCTTTTCTGGGCTTGCATAGACGACCGATCAGATCGCAAGTTCTGTCAATGGATCAATGTGCCTTATCCAGTTCTGACAGAATGTCGCTGCGGTGGAAACTGTGGCAAATAG
- the LOC144435044 gene encoding kelch-like protein 24 — MAAVRNRRSSAASDCSTDHMTEADEFLFQESSHATNLLVGLNVLRMDCSFCDVTLCVDGKEFRCHRLVLASFSPYFKAMFSGELAESKQEKVSINGVEASMIELLIQYAYTAEIIITKANVQSLLSAANLLEVLPVRDACCHFMAKHMDDSNSIGIHCFAEAHSCTELQEKSKHFVLEHFTDVLAHEEFNKLSHTKLIEFISNDDLNVKQEETVFDSVMLWFNADPEERRQYFEEVFSSIRLPLVSAYFLHDFVESQPAVRQSEVCRKLVDEAKNYQLLQDRRGQLYGPRTRPRRSTGTIEVIVAVGGEDDKVVLRSVESYDPHKDHWKTLACLPFAVSKHGLVVSGNNFMYMAGGEFPDGSASKDVWRYDPSFDHWLEMAPMNIPRSELGLAIVDGSIFAVGGWEGSARLESVERYDTWTNTWTFVSPMKMAVTSPAVVAHEGLLYVTGGAVLEDGDGIDLVQSYNPKTDKWKELAPMLIPRSGSAACVLNGYIYIIGGWHASTENTNKVERYNPKKNEWEIRAPMNERRYRPGVAVVDGKIYVLGGEEGWDRHHDTIEFYDEKRDCWEIVGEMPSSRSWLSCVSMQTRKDLPCKSEDHKVTSCIV; from the exons ATGGCAGCTGTGAGAAATCGAAGAAGTAGTGCAGCTTCAGACTGCAGTACTGATCACATGACAGAAGCAGATGAATTTCTGTTTCAAGAATCATCCCATGCAACCAATCTTTTAGTTGGACTGAATGTCCTTCGAATGGACTGCTCTTTTTGTGATGTGACTTTATGTGTGGATGGAAAAGAATTTCGCTGCCACAGGCTAGTGTTAGCATCATTTAGTCCATACTTCAAGGCCATGTTTTCCGGCGAGTTAGCTGAAAGTAAGCAAGAAAAAGTGTCCATCAATGGTGTTGAAGCATCAATGATTGAATTGTTAATACAGTATGCCTACACAGCAGAAATTATTATCACAAAGGCAAACGTCCAGTCCCTGTTATCAGCTGCTAATTTGCTTGAAGTTCTTCCAGTTCGAGATGCATGCTGTCATTTCATGGCAAAACACATGGATGATTCAAACTCTATTGGAATACACTGTTTTGCTGAAGCTCACTCCTGTACAGAGCTGCAAGAGAAATCCAAACATTTTGTGTTGGAACATTTTACAGATGTTCTTGCTCACGAAGAATTCAACAAACTCTCACATACAAAACTGATTGAGTTCATATCAAATGATGATTTGAATGTCAAACAGGAAGAAACTGTCTTTGATTCAGTCATGTTGTGGTTCAATGCCGACCCTGAGGAGAGAAGACAGTATTTTGAAGAAGTCTTTAGCTCTATTCGTCTTCCATTAGTCAGTGCCTATTTTCTTCATGACTTTGTAGAAAGTCAACCAGCTGTCAGACAGTCAGAAGTCTGTCGAAAGTTGGTTGATGAAGCCAAAAACTATCAATTGCTGCAGGACAGGCGAGGCCAACTGTATGGTCCACGAACCAGACCAAGACGATCTACTG GTACCATAGAGGTGATAGTAGCAGTTGGTGGTGAAGACGATAAAGTTGTACTTAGAAGTGTAGAAAGCTATGATCCACACAAAGACCACTGGAAAACATTGGCATGTCTGCCATTTGCTGTCAGTAAACACGGACTAGTTGTTTCAG GTAATAATTTTATGTACATGGCTGGAGGAGAATTCCCAGATGGATCAGCAAGTAAGGATGTGTGGAGATATGACCCTTCATTTGATCACTGGTTAGAAATGGCACCTATGAACATTCCAAGATCTGAATTAG GTCTCGCTATTGTAGATGGTTCCATATTTGCTGTAGGTGGGTGGGAAGGCTCGGCCAGATTGGAATCTGTTGAGAGATATGACACATGGACGAACACTTGGACATTTGTCTCACCAATGAAAATGGCTGTCACAAGTCCAGCTGTGGTTGCACACGAAGGTCTTCTATATGTTACAG GTGGAGCTGTATTGGAAGATGGTGATGGCATAGATTTAGTACAGAGTTATAATCCTAAGACAGACAAGTGGAAGGAGCTAGCACCTATGCTAATTCCAAGATCAGGGTCTGCAGCATGTGTACTTAAtggttacatttacataattg GAGGATGGCATGCCTCTACTGAGAACACAAACAAAGTAGAGAGATACAATCCAAAGAAAAATGAGTGGGAGATCAGAGCACCAATGAATGAGAGAAGGTATAGACCAGGTGTGGCCGTTGTAGATGGTAAAATCTATGTATTGGGTGGAGAAGAAGGATGGGATAG ACACCATGACACTATAGAATTTTATGATGAGAAGAGAGATTGCTGGGAGATAGTTGGTGAAATGCCCAGCAGTCGTAGTTGGCTCAGCTGTGTATCTATGCAAACCAGGAAGGATTTGCCATGCAAGTCTGAAGATCACAAAGTTACATCCTGTATTGTGTAA